A genomic segment from Rhodospirillum centenum SW encodes:
- a CDS encoding anti-sigma factor family protein, with protein MNARRPDAPEDCRGPGLKIVAGGAGGADSLQDDLNAWIDGALSPSAAARLGLRLASLPDMATRAVAYRAQIDGLHALYDPVLDEPIPEMLLVRVRDARHRTPLAPAAPVHAGATRRIGLWSAALAASVGTALLGMLVLHRLGTGMAVFGN; from the coding sequence ATGAACGCGAGACGGCCTGACGCGCCGGAAGACTGCCGTGGTCCCGGGCTGAAGATCGTGGCGGGGGGCGCCGGCGGTGCCGACAGCCTCCAGGATGACCTCAACGCCTGGATTGATGGCGCGCTGTCCCCGTCGGCGGCGGCACGGCTGGGTCTCCGGCTGGCCTCGCTGCCGGACATGGCGACCCGGGCGGTGGCCTACCGCGCCCAGATCGACGGGCTGCACGCGCTCTACGATCCCGTGCTGGACGAACCGATTCCGGAAATGCTCCTTGTCCGGGTGCGCGATGCCCGCCACCGGACCCCACTGGCGCCCGCCGCCCCGGTCCATGCCGGTGCGACCCGCCGGATCGGCCTGTGGTCGGCGGCCCTGGCGGCGTCGGTCGGGACGGCGCTTCTGGGCATGCTGGTGCTGCACCGGCTCGGTACCGGCATGGCCGTGTTCGGGAACTGA